One stretch of Akkermansia sp. RCC_12PD DNA includes these proteins:
- a CDS encoding N-acetylmuramoyl-L-alanine amidase has protein sequence MLGILGMFLLTLSTALGWNPETINGVQYIPMSEVRTHYKLTRERTEGRQKVYEVPEKIQIRMQAHSQDMYMNNMKFILSYPVADHPSKGLMVSNMDLHKIIDPVLRPTYIANRRGFNTVVIDPGHGGHDSGARNRISREADLTLSVAKKLRDRLKGMGYQTVMTRETDNFISLQDRVRIANKYSNAIFISIHFNDGGSSARGVETFTLAPAGTSSSMSRNIRQEALQGNAQDSMNIALATAVQGHMLKGPLAIKEGISMTDRGIKRARYSVLCTIKHPAILVEGGFMSNAQEALLINTERYQKFMASSLAAAVHQYRTALGQQVRRTR, from the coding sequence ATGCTCGGCATTCTGGGCATGTTCCTGTTGACGCTGTCCACGGCGCTCGGATGGAATCCGGAAACCATCAACGGAGTGCAGTACATCCCCATGTCGGAAGTGCGCACCCATTACAAGCTTACCCGGGAACGGACGGAGGGACGCCAGAAAGTTTACGAGGTGCCGGAAAAAATTCAGATACGCATGCAGGCACACAGCCAGGACATGTACATGAACAACATGAAGTTCATCCTGTCCTACCCCGTGGCTGACCACCCCTCCAAGGGACTGATGGTCTCCAACATGGACCTTCACAAAATCATTGACCCCGTCCTGCGGCCCACGTACATCGCCAACCGCCGCGGATTCAACACGGTAGTCATCGACCCCGGCCACGGCGGCCATGACAGCGGCGCGCGCAACCGCATCAGCCGGGAGGCGGACCTCACCCTGTCCGTGGCCAAAAAACTGCGCGACCGCCTCAAGGGCATGGGCTACCAGACGGTAATGACCCGTGAGACGGACAACTTCATCTCTCTTCAGGACCGCGTGCGCATTGCCAACAAATATTCCAACGCCATCTTCATCAGCATCCATTTCAATGACGGCGGTTCGTCCGCCCGCGGGGTGGAAACCTTCACGCTGGCCCCTGCCGGAACGTCTTCTTCCATGTCCCGCAACATCCGGCAGGAAGCCTTGCAAGGGAATGCCCAGGACAGCATGAACATCGCCTTGGCCACCGCCGTGCAGGGACACATGCTGAAAGGCCCTCTCGCCATCAAGGAAGGAATCTCCATGACTGACCGCGGCATCAAGCGCGCCCGCTATTCCGTGCTGTGCACCATCAAGCACCCTGCCATTTTGGTGGAGGGAGGCTTCATGTCCAATGCGCAGGAAGCGCTGCTCATCAACACGGAACGCTACCAGAAATTCATGGCCTCTTCCCTGGCTGCCGCCGTACACCAATACCGCACGGCCCTGGGTCAGCAGGTGCGCAGAACGCGCTGA
- the recA gene encoding recombinase RecA: MSNDTPLSPEAEKLSAARKRNLDLALTQIQKDFGENAIMRLGDNAKMEVDVIPTGNLLIDRALGVGGFARGRVVEIYGPESSGKTTLTLTAIAQAQKSGGLAAFIDVEHALDPQYAARLGVNLDDLLVSQPNSGEEALQICEALVRSNAIDVIVVDSVAALVTKQELEGEIGDSTVGAQARLMSAALRKLTSFISKARTVCIFTNQIREKIGVMFGNPETTPGGRALKFYASVRVDIRRIGQIKGSDGSVTGNRTKIKVVKNKVAPPFTECEFDIMYNEGISSVGSLLDLAMEYDIIQKRGSWISYNGSQIAQGRDAAKEALKSNQELYSEIEEQVKAKMDEKAAK, translated from the coding sequence ATGAGTAACGATACACCCTTATCTCCCGAAGCGGAAAAACTGTCGGCCGCACGCAAGCGCAACCTTGACCTTGCCCTGACCCAGATTCAGAAAGACTTCGGTGAAAACGCCATCATGCGTCTTGGCGACAACGCCAAAATGGAAGTGGATGTCATCCCCACCGGCAACCTTCTCATTGACCGCGCCCTGGGCGTGGGCGGGTTCGCCCGCGGACGCGTCGTGGAAATCTACGGACCGGAATCCTCCGGTAAAACCACCCTCACCCTCACGGCCATTGCCCAGGCCCAGAAATCCGGCGGCCTGGCCGCGTTCATCGACGTGGAACACGCCCTGGACCCGCAATACGCCGCCCGCCTGGGCGTCAACCTGGATGACCTGCTGGTCTCCCAGCCGAACTCGGGGGAAGAAGCCCTGCAAATCTGCGAAGCCCTGGTGCGTTCCAACGCCATTGACGTCATCGTAGTGGACTCCGTAGCCGCCCTTGTCACCAAACAGGAACTGGAAGGCGAAATAGGCGACTCCACCGTGGGCGCCCAGGCCCGCCTGATGTCCGCCGCCCTCCGCAAGCTGACCAGCTTCATCTCCAAGGCCAGGACCGTCTGCATCTTCACCAACCAGATCCGTGAAAAAATCGGGGTCATGTTCGGCAACCCGGAAACCACACCCGGCGGCCGCGCCCTGAAATTCTATGCCTCCGTGCGCGTGGACATCCGCCGCATCGGCCAGATCAAGGGCAGCGACGGCTCCGTAACCGGCAACCGCACCAAGATCAAGGTGGTCAAGAACAAGGTGGCCCCTCCCTTCACGGAATGCGAATTCGACATCATGTACAATGAAGGCATTTCCTCCGTGGGAAGCCTGCTGGACCTGGCGATGGAATACGACATCATCCAGAAGCGCGGCTCCTGGATCAGCTACAACGGCAGCCAGATCGCCCAGGGGCGCGACGCCGCCAAGGAAGCCCTCAAATCCAATCAGGAACTGTACTCGGAAATCGAAGAGCAGGTTAAAGCCAAAATGGACGAAAAGGCGGCCAAGTAA
- a CDS encoding FtsQ-type POTRA domain-containing protein, which translates to MSHKVTTPVPSSAKRQEMLLLEREARKEAIERKGKNYRFWLFRRKLYHIVVVYTLIIGLISAIVFLWANYILKYDWLSIDTVTLNSNGIFNAEQAFAVMGIGPQDNIFSIDASVLEQRLQKCPAIRRADVKYQVSSNPTLIVDIDARIPAAWIDCPELGIHPGDAKYGVLADKDGVMFPCMETIHMPYIQEKKLPSVSLRPPSSGQLAYGVRTRDLEAPMQLIELLSGAVSEFLPGIVSISTPNDWSFCVRFSNDCQATFSHYGLERQVDKLEQALEHARQTHRKINAINLIPEHNVPVLFDGAYEDIPLAEPIEE; encoded by the coding sequence ATGTCTCATAAAGTCACAACGCCAGTCCCTTCCTCCGCCAAAAGGCAGGAAATGCTTCTGCTGGAACGGGAGGCCAGAAAAGAGGCCATAGAACGCAAGGGCAAGAATTACCGTTTCTGGCTCTTCCGGCGCAAGCTGTACCACATCGTTGTCGTTTACACGCTCATCATCGGCCTCATCAGCGCCATCGTCTTCCTGTGGGCCAACTACATCCTCAAGTACGACTGGCTTTCCATCGACACCGTTACGCTGAACAGCAACGGCATCTTCAATGCGGAACAGGCCTTCGCCGTCATGGGTATCGGGCCACAGGACAACATCTTTTCCATAGACGCCTCCGTACTGGAACAGCGCCTGCAGAAATGCCCCGCCATCCGCCGGGCAGACGTCAAGTACCAGGTTTCCTCCAACCCCACGCTGATTGTGGACATTGACGCGCGCATTCCCGCGGCCTGGATTGACTGCCCGGAGCTGGGAATCCATCCCGGAGACGCCAAATATGGCGTACTGGCGGACAAGGACGGCGTGATGTTCCCATGCATGGAAACGATCCACATGCCCTACATCCAGGAGAAAAAGCTGCCTTCCGTCTCCCTCCGGCCACCCAGTTCCGGACAGCTCGCCTACGGCGTCCGTACCCGGGATCTGGAAGCGCCCATGCAGTTGATTGAACTGTTGTCCGGTGCCGTATCCGAATTCCTGCCCGGCATCGTCTCCATCTCCACGCCCAACGACTGGTCCTTCTGCGTGCGCTTCTCCAACGACTGCCAGGCCACGTTCAGCCACTACGGTCTGGAACGACAGGTGGACAAGCTGGAACAGGCGCTGGAACACGCGCGGCAAACCCACCGTAAAATCAACGCCATCAACCTCATCCCTGAACATAACGTTCCCGTCCTTTTTGACGGTGCCTACGAGGACATCCCGCTGGCGGAGCCCATTGAGGAATAA
- a CDS encoding D-alanine--D-alanine ligase — translation MSTLKRDLSIALLLGGPGAEREVSLVSGNSVYDALARAGFTNVTRVDVQGPDFRLPEGTELAYNIIHGTFGEDGALQSILEKRGIPYTGAGSRSSTVCFDKTKSKKIFTAAGVPTPKAEILNCSNGIMMPSLPLPFVIKPPCEGSSVGVHIVHRQEDVLPAMEEAVTHGPEVLVEEFIQGRELTVGILDGEALPVIHICPRSGFYDLSNKYPWMNMGGGTDYICPADLPEETAKKVQEAALQAYRAAGVEIYGRVDVLLRDGDEAPFVLEINTIPGMTPSSLLPKAAAAAGWSYEALCEKIAELSLATPRK, via the coding sequence ATGAGCACCCTCAAACGCGACCTCAGCATCGCCCTGCTCCTCGGCGGACCGGGCGCGGAACGGGAGGTATCCCTCGTCTCCGGCAACTCCGTTTACGACGCCCTGGCCCGGGCCGGATTCACCAACGTCACGCGGGTGGACGTGCAAGGCCCGGACTTCCGTTTGCCGGAAGGCACGGAACTGGCCTACAACATCATTCACGGCACCTTCGGGGAGGACGGAGCACTCCAGTCCATCCTGGAAAAACGCGGCATCCCGTACACCGGAGCAGGCTCCCGTTCCAGCACCGTCTGTTTTGACAAGACCAAATCCAAAAAAATCTTCACGGCAGCCGGAGTCCCCACCCCAAAGGCAGAAATCCTGAACTGTTCCAACGGCATCATGATGCCGTCCCTTCCGCTGCCTTTCGTCATCAAGCCGCCCTGTGAAGGGTCCAGTGTGGGCGTCCACATCGTTCACCGGCAGGAAGACGTGCTGCCCGCCATGGAGGAAGCCGTCACCCACGGCCCGGAAGTGTTGGTGGAAGAATTTATCCAGGGCAGGGAACTTACCGTAGGCATTCTGGACGGAGAAGCCCTGCCCGTCATCCATATTTGCCCCCGTTCCGGTTTTTATGACCTGAGTAACAAATATCCCTGGATGAACATGGGCGGCGGAACGGACTACATCTGCCCGGCGGACCTCCCGGAGGAAACCGCAAAAAAAGTTCAGGAAGCTGCCCTTCAGGCCTATCGCGCTGCGGGCGTGGAAATTTACGGCCGCGTGGATGTGCTGCTCCGCGACGGGGACGAAGCCCCCTTCGTCCTGGAAATCAACACCATTCCCGGCATGACCCCCTCCAGCCTGCTTCCGAAAGCCGCGGCGGCCGCCGGTTGGTCCTATGAAGCCCTCTGTGAAAAAATTGCAGAATTATCGCTAGCCACCCCCAGGAAATAG
- the murC gene encoding UDP-N-acetylmuramate--L-alanine ligase, with the protein MIKTLHKRLINRKSPARLHLIGVAGSGMSGLALMLMEMGHRVSGCDRVTSTETERLQSLGLAFSCPHSADAVADAEIVIYSSAIREDNPALAAARQLNIPCMRRAECLAAILNGKKGVVVSGTHGKTTTSALCAHLMREGRMRPCHYVGAEIPVLGTNAHWNEDSEYLVAEGDESDGTLVNYIPEHSIVLNVEPEHLDHYKDLDEIKTVFHQLCTQTRGKIIYCKAHPGAADVCGRFPNAVSYGWSDADYTAADVVERRGRTLFTVFKGTEELGRVELGIPGRHNVLNALAAIALATELGVDFPSVTRGLASFAGAKRRFETKYLSPSIRIVDDYGHHPTEIAATLQTARSLQPERLVVYFQPHRYTRTQMLAEDFGKVLQAADLVFVADVYPASELPIEGISGQTIIDAMHRHGGVETRYLPDLNTAHHAIGNALKPGDLFLTLGAGNVHECGMRIARDLALLEDLERTAGESLNGTLYEPMSRHTTMGVGGCAQFWLEPSTFAAMQTAVNYCRDRNIPVHVVGRGSNIIVRDGGLRGAVIHPSGGEFDTLEIRDNFITAGAGVRLKKMVSAALRSGLGGLEWMDGIPGNVGGSLRMNAGAMGRDMIRNLVSVTCLDEDGEIRSHPSSDLNAQYRSIPDLAHNFVLQAVFEGSPCAKEEIEEKLENARAKRRLSQPSGASAGCIFKNPEEIPAGKLIDELGLKNACVGDACVSSVHANFIINRGHARARDITILIDMIRKEAMENRGIDLKSEAQVIGDREPQF; encoded by the coding sequence ATGATTAAAACCCTGCACAAACGCCTCATCAACAGGAAGTCCCCGGCGCGCCTTCACCTCATCGGAGTGGCGGGGTCCGGCATGTCCGGCCTGGCTCTCATGCTCATGGAAATGGGGCACAGGGTCAGCGGCTGCGACCGCGTAACCAGCACGGAAACGGAACGTCTGCAAAGCCTGGGGCTGGCTTTCTCCTGCCCGCACTCTGCGGACGCCGTGGCGGACGCGGAAATCGTCATCTATTCCAGCGCCATCCGGGAAGACAATCCGGCGCTGGCCGCCGCGCGCCAGCTCAATATTCCCTGCATGCGCCGGGCGGAATGTCTGGCAGCCATCCTGAACGGGAAAAAAGGCGTAGTCGTCTCCGGCACACACGGTAAAACCACCACCTCCGCTCTTTGCGCCCATCTGATGAGGGAAGGCCGCATGCGTCCCTGCCACTACGTAGGGGCGGAAATCCCCGTGCTGGGCACCAACGCCCACTGGAATGAAGACAGCGAATACCTGGTGGCGGAAGGGGATGAAAGCGACGGCACGCTGGTCAACTACATTCCGGAACACAGCATCGTCCTCAACGTAGAGCCGGAACACCTGGACCACTACAAGGACCTGGATGAAATCAAGACGGTGTTCCACCAGCTTTGCACCCAGACCCGCGGAAAAATCATTTACTGCAAGGCCCATCCCGGCGCGGCGGACGTCTGCGGCAGGTTTCCCAATGCCGTTTCCTACGGCTGGTCTGATGCGGATTACACCGCGGCCGACGTGGTGGAACGCCGCGGCCGCACCCTCTTCACCGTTTTCAAGGGAACGGAAGAACTGGGCCGTGTGGAACTGGGCATTCCCGGCCGCCACAACGTACTGAATGCCCTGGCCGCCATCGCCCTGGCCACGGAACTGGGCGTGGACTTTCCGTCTGTCACGCGCGGCCTGGCCTCCTTTGCCGGGGCCAAACGCCGCTTTGAAACCAAATACCTTTCCCCCTCCATCCGGATCGTGGACGACTACGGCCACCATCCCACGGAAATAGCCGCCACCCTGCAGACGGCCCGCTCCCTCCAGCCGGAGCGCCTGGTCGTGTACTTCCAGCCGCACCGCTACACGCGCACCCAGATGCTGGCGGAAGACTTCGGGAAAGTGCTCCAGGCTGCGGACCTCGTCTTCGTGGCGGACGTGTATCCCGCCAGCGAGCTTCCCATTGAAGGAATCAGCGGCCAAACCATCATTGACGCCATGCACAGGCACGGCGGGGTGGAAACCCGCTACCTGCCGGACCTCAACACGGCCCACCACGCCATCGGCAACGCCCTGAAACCCGGCGACCTGTTCCTGACTCTGGGAGCGGGCAACGTTCACGAATGCGGCATGCGCATCGCCCGGGACCTAGCCCTGCTGGAAGACCTGGAACGCACGGCGGGAGAATCCCTGAACGGAACGCTGTATGAACCCATGTCCCGCCACACCACCATGGGAGTGGGCGGCTGCGCCCAATTCTGGCTGGAGCCCTCCACCTTTGCCGCCATGCAGACGGCTGTCAACTATTGCCGGGACAGAAACATCCCGGTTCACGTCGTGGGCCGCGGCTCCAACATCATCGTGCGCGACGGCGGCCTGCGCGGCGCCGTTATCCACCCTTCCGGCGGAGAATTCGACACACTGGAAATCCGGGACAACTTCATCACGGCAGGAGCGGGCGTACGCCTGAAAAAAATGGTCTCCGCCGCCCTCCGCAGCGGATTAGGCGGCCTGGAATGGATGGACGGAATCCCCGGCAACGTGGGCGGAAGCCTCCGCATGAACGCCGGAGCCATGGGAAGGGACATGATCCGGAACCTTGTCTCCGTCACCTGCCTGGATGAAGACGGGGAGATCCGCAGCCATCCCTCCAGCGATCTCAACGCCCAGTACCGCTCCATTCCGGACCTGGCCCACAACTTCGTGCTGCAGGCCGTCTTTGAAGGAAGCCCCTGCGCCAAGGAAGAAATTGAAGAAAAACTGGAAAACGCCCGCGCCAAACGCAGGCTGTCCCAGCCTTCGGGCGCCAGCGCCGGCTGCATCTTCAAAAATCCGGAGGAAATCCCCGCAGGCAAACTAATTGATGAACTGGGGCTGAAAAACGCCTGCGTGGGGGACGCGTGCGTCTCCAGCGTGCATGCCAACTTCATCATTAACCGGGGCCATGCCAGGGCACGGGACATCACCATTCTGATCGACATGATCCGCAAGGAAGCCATGGAAAACCGGGGAATCGACCTGAAATCGGAAGCCCAGGTCATCGGCGACCGCGAACCTCAATTCTAA
- a CDS encoding glycosyltransferase, whose protein sequence is MCDFLIITGAADFARVSQLTADMPHVHVIEFCSAMASAYAAADVVVSRSGASSLTELAHMGKAALLVPYPFAADDHQAHNARVFAAHGAARMMRENTLTPDDIAAFLKEVFTDSALLASMNECALRLDMPDAVSRIANVIENTDSPASHD, encoded by the coding sequence TTGTGCGACTTTCTCATCATTACCGGCGCGGCGGATTTTGCGCGGGTCAGCCAGCTCACGGCTGACATGCCCCATGTGCACGTCATTGAATTCTGTTCCGCCATGGCCTCCGCATACGCAGCCGCGGACGTGGTCGTCTCTCGTTCCGGGGCCTCCAGCCTGACGGAACTGGCCCACATGGGCAAAGCGGCCCTGCTGGTGCCCTACCCCTTTGCCGCGGACGACCACCAGGCCCACAACGCCCGCGTTTTCGCGGCCCACGGCGCGGCGCGTATGATGCGTGAAAACACGCTGACTCCGGACGACATCGCCGCGTTCCTGAAGGAAGTATTCACGGATTCCGCCCTGCTGGCGTCCATGAATGAATGTGCTTTACGTCTGGACATGCCTGATGCAGTATCCCGCATCGCCAACGTCATTGAAAACACGGACTCTCCAGCCAGCCATGATTAA
- a CDS encoding UDP-N-acetylglucosamine--N-acetylmuramyl-(pentapeptide) pyrophosphoryl-undecaprenol N-acetylglucosamine transferase, producing MTQPSPTRSPLNIVIACGGTGGHLFPGIAVAQELKKRGHKVTLLISQKKVDAQASKNYGDLDFRVIEAIAMPKIPSLGLLGFGLRLYKAIRFSRSLLDEVNADAVIGMGGFTSFPPVYAAHRKGIRTYVHDSNALPGKANRMTAKCCTNVLLGIEEARHYFNAAKCIVTGTPVRQEMAVRKNRREARAELNLPQDRRVVLVMGGSQGGQEPQLPGH from the coding sequence ATGACCCAGCCCTCTCCCACACGCTCCCCGCTGAACATCGTGATTGCCTGCGGAGGCACCGGCGGCCATCTCTTCCCCGGAATAGCCGTGGCTCAGGAACTCAAGAAACGCGGCCACAAGGTCACCCTGCTCATCTCCCAGAAAAAGGTGGACGCCCAGGCCAGCAAAAACTATGGCGATCTTGACTTCCGCGTCATTGAAGCCATCGCCATGCCTAAAATTCCGTCCCTGGGGCTGCTGGGTTTTGGACTCAGGCTGTATAAGGCCATCCGCTTCAGCCGCAGCCTGCTGGATGAAGTGAACGCGGACGCCGTTATTGGCATGGGCGGCTTCACCTCATTCCCCCCCGTATACGCCGCTCACCGCAAGGGCATCCGCACCTACGTGCACGACTCCAACGCGCTGCCCGGCAAAGCCAACCGCATGACCGCCAAATGCTGCACGAATGTGCTGCTGGGCATTGAGGAAGCCAGACATTACTTCAACGCCGCCAAATGCATCGTCACCGGAACCCCGGTGCGCCAGGAAATGGCCGTCCGCAAGAACAGGCGGGAAGCCCGTGCGGAGCTCAATCTGCCGCAGGACCGCCGCGTGGTCCTGGTGATGGGCGGCTCCCAAGGGGGCCAGGAACCTCAACTCCCTGGTCATTGA
- a CDS encoding putative peptidoglycan glycosyltransferase FtsW, whose translation MSSKVCMILVWFFVICLLVVGLVMVSSTAAWAEETKHPYEPLFKQTAFACAGLVGALVLSRIDYRLWRKYIWWILGLASFLLILCYVPGIGKEINGERRWITIGMQFQPSECAKLCMMMALAHWLALYRDRTTSFWWGFVMPGIIFGIPLALILFEKDMGTSVALALAAFCVMFVAGTRKIYLGAALIVAGASLYFLVQSNANRLERFLAWKDLDAHSQGAGLQQYRAAIALSRGGLEGVGLGNSAEKHGTLPFAHTDFIFAPLGEEFGFYGTMAVLLAYFLMTYAGIGVAMQCRDAYGRFLAVGIVAIIFCPAMLNIAVVTNAVPNSGLPLPFISFGGTNLVFTLAALGMLTSIQRFSTGAQPNCEITRKDERSIDVRL comes from the coding sequence ATGTCTTCCAAAGTCTGCATGATTCTGGTCTGGTTCTTCGTCATCTGCCTTCTGGTCGTGGGTCTGGTGATGGTGTCCAGTACAGCTGCGTGGGCTGAGGAAACCAAGCATCCGTACGAACCGCTTTTCAAGCAGACGGCCTTCGCCTGCGCTGGGCTGGTGGGCGCCCTGGTCCTGTCCCGCATAGACTACCGCCTGTGGCGGAAATACATCTGGTGGATTCTGGGTCTCGCCTCCTTCCTGCTGATCCTGTGCTATGTGCCGGGCATCGGGAAGGAAATCAACGGGGAACGCCGCTGGATCACCATCGGCATGCAGTTCCAGCCCAGCGAATGCGCCAAACTCTGCATGATGATGGCCCTGGCCCACTGGCTGGCCCTGTATCGGGACCGCACCACTTCCTTCTGGTGGGGGTTCGTGATGCCGGGCATCATCTTCGGCATTCCGCTGGCCCTGATCCTGTTTGAAAAAGACATGGGCACCTCCGTAGCCCTGGCACTGGCCGCCTTCTGCGTAATGTTCGTGGCAGGCACGCGTAAAATCTATCTGGGCGCCGCCCTGATCGTGGCCGGGGCATCCCTCTACTTCCTCGTACAGAGCAACGCCAACCGCCTGGAACGCTTCCTGGCCTGGAAGGACCTGGACGCCCACAGCCAGGGGGCCGGCCTGCAACAGTACCGCGCCGCCATCGCCCTTTCGCGCGGAGGCCTGGAAGGCGTGGGGCTGGGCAACAGCGCGGAAAAGCACGGCACCCTCCCCTTTGCCCACACGGACTTTATCTTCGCCCCGCTTGGAGAGGAATTCGGCTTTTACGGAACCATGGCCGTGCTTCTGGCCTACTTCCTGATGACATACGCCGGCATCGGCGTGGCCATGCAGTGCCGGGACGCCTACGGGCGGTTCCTGGCCGTGGGAATCGTGGCCATCATCTTCTGCCCGGCCATGCTGAACATTGCGGTGGTAACCAATGCCGTGCCCAACTCCGGGCTGCCGCTTCCCTTCATCAGCTTCGGGGGCACCAACCTTGTCTTTACCCTGGCCGCACTGGGAATGCTCACCAGCATCCAGAGATTTTCCACCGGCGCACAGCCCAACTGTGAAATCACCCGCAAAGACGAACGCTCCATTGACGTAAGATTATGA
- a CDS encoding LysM domain-containing protein produces MKTTKNPDHNPTGRTRPKRKLGTVLRAKLSRYRARVSEFEDDAPSSTVVRWLVVLLLLHLLVIGGVWVRSTWFKNTTEMVEMTATLPSPPTVPQIPVPAAAPVTAPAVPQAAPAAPVTITQPEQVVDARPGRQEQAAPAPTSQEHIPDAAPVAGPARHIVRTGDTWERVARDNRVSVADLKAVNPNMQKLVSGTTLVIPARPGDNLVQEKPAEADTALSGTAHIVKKGETLSVIGRKYKMNWRNIQKFNKMSDKDVARLKIGQKIMIPKK; encoded by the coding sequence ATGAAAACGACCAAAAACCCCGATCACAATCCGACCGGACGCACGCGTCCGAAGCGCAAGCTGGGTACCGTACTTCGCGCCAAACTCAGCAGGTACCGTGCCCGTGTCTCCGAATTTGAAGACGACGCTCCCAGCAGCACCGTCGTGCGCTGGCTCGTCGTCCTCCTTCTCCTCCATCTTCTCGTCATCGGCGGGGTGTGGGTGCGCAGCACCTGGTTCAAGAACACCACGGAAATGGTGGAAATGACCGCCACTCTGCCCTCCCCGCCCACCGTCCCGCAAATCCCCGTCCCCGCCGCAGCTCCCGTAACGGCTCCCGCCGTTCCCCAGGCGGCTCCCGCCGCCCCGGTGACCATCACCCAGCCGGAACAAGTAGTGGACGCGCGCCCCGGCAGGCAGGAACAGGCCGCTCCGGCCCCGACCTCTCAGGAACATATCCCCGATGCCGCCCCGGTGGCAGGCCCCGCTCGCCACATCGTGCGCACGGGAGACACCTGGGAACGCGTCGCCCGTGACAACCGGGTCTCCGTCGCGGACCTGAAAGCCGTCAACCCCAATATGCAGAAACTGGTCAGCGGTACCACGCTGGTCATCCCGGCGCGCCCCGGCGATAATCTCGTCCAGGAAAAACCCGCTGAAGCCGACACGGCCCTGAGCGGAACCGCCCATATTGTGAAAAAAGGGGAAACGCTCTCCGTCATTGGCCGCAAGTACAAAATGAACTGGAGAAATATTCAGAAATTCAACAAGATGAGCGACAAGGACGTGGCACGTCTAAAGATCGGCCAGAAAATCATGATTCCCAAGAAGTAA
- the murD gene encoding UDP-N-acetylmuramoyl-L-alanine--D-glutamate ligase, translating into MNLHDLNIAVLGAGRSGRAAARLAMKHGGRVCVFDTSPAITGWPEDIPLHAGATQEDGHAFRADLVVISPGIETDCPFVKSFGREGVETIGEMELASRFYRGKIIAITGTNGKTTTTSLVEKILLRAGKKAVACGNYGVPMAEVLLRDAVPDVLALEVSSFQLETIRNFHPDVAVWLNFAPDHMDRYTAVEDYYKAKLHIFDNQTKNDLAVVRFGEHLPALKAPVRTFSSESPEADLYYREPFVMGGGSPLLNLAGTSLSQRHNAENVMAAVLACRHLGIPAETAAEVLEEFTPPGHRCEAVRTLDGVLWLNDSKATNLHALKAALKSQNAPVVLIAGGKDKGLDYLPLRSMLKEKVRACVVFGQIADQLYDSFSPAAPTEKAADVADCVEKARLLARPGDTVLFSPGTSSFDMFTGYAQRGQAFRDAVNALSPLS; encoded by the coding sequence ATGAATCTTCACGACCTCAACATAGCCGTTCTGGGAGCGGGAAGAAGCGGACGCGCCGCGGCGCGCCTGGCCATGAAGCATGGCGGACGCGTGTGCGTATTCGACACTTCTCCGGCGATCACCGGCTGGCCGGAAGACATCCCCCTGCATGCAGGCGCCACGCAAGAAGACGGGCACGCGTTCCGCGCGGACCTGGTCGTGATTTCCCCGGGCATTGAAACGGACTGCCCCTTTGTCAAATCCTTTGGACGGGAAGGCGTGGAGACTATCGGGGAAATGGAACTGGCTTCCCGCTTCTACCGGGGGAAAATCATTGCCATCACCGGCACCAACGGCAAGACCACCACCACGTCCCTGGTGGAAAAAATCCTGCTCCGCGCCGGAAAAAAGGCCGTTGCCTGCGGCAACTACGGCGTGCCCATGGCGGAAGTGCTTCTCCGGGATGCCGTTCCGGACGTGCTGGCGCTGGAAGTCAGTTCCTTCCAGCTTGAAACCATCCGCAACTTTCATCCGGACGTGGCCGTATGGCTCAACTTCGCGCCGGACCACATGGACCGTTACACCGCCGTGGAAGACTATTACAAGGCCAAGCTGCACATCTTCGACAACCAGACGAAAAACGACCTGGCCGTGGTGCGCTTCGGAGAACATCTGCCCGCTCTGAAAGCTCCCGTCCGGACATTCAGCTCCGAATCCCCGGAAGCGGACCTGTACTACCGGGAACCCTTTGTCATGGGAGGAGGCTCCCCTCTGCTGAACCTGGCAGGGACTTCCCTGAGCCAGCGCCACAACGCGGAAAACGTCATGGCCGCCGTGCTGGCCTGCCGCCACCTGGGTATCCCGGCGGAAACCGCCGCGGAAGTGCTGGAGGAATTCACCCCTCCCGGCCATCGCTGTGAAGCCGTCCGCACGCTGGACGGCGTGCTGTGGCTGAACGATTCCAAAGCCACGAACCTGCATGCCCTGAAAGCGGCGCTGAAATCCCAGAACGCCCCCGTCGTCCTCATTGCCGGCGGCAAGGACAAGGGACTGGACTACCTCCCCCTCCGCTCCATGCTGAAGGAAAAAGTGCGCGCCTGCGTGGTCTTCGGCCAGATTGCGGACCAGCTTTACGACTCCTTTTCTCCTGCGGCGCCCACGGAAAAAGCCGCAGACGTGGCGGACTGCGTGGAAAAAGCGCGCCTGCTCGCCCGGCCGGGAGACACCGTCCTGTTCTCCCCCGGCACCTCCTCCTTCGACATGTTCACCGGCTACGCCCAGCGGGGACAGGCTTTTCGCGACGCCGTGAATGCCCTATCTCCCCTCTCCTGA